One genomic window of Marinibacterium anthonyi includes the following:
- a CDS encoding Fic/DOC family protein encodes MRARKTTMANKVPDDALNELLDVVAGHPDGIAAPGIAERLTEDIPRRTLQYRLKQLVAKGQLHMEGSGRWARYRLATKDSLARTELDDEGLDYRDLIPLSDEGKRIRDYVQQPVAARKPVGYNQEFLNQYQPNTSFYLGDEDRERLERIGKPQTSTQPAGTYAKLILNRLLIDLAWNSSRLEGNTYSLLDTKRLIEFGEEATGRARVEAQMILNHKDAIEFLVGSVEEIDFNTYTLLNLHALLSNNLLADPVASGRLRYIAVGIERSAFHPLELPQRIEECFNQLLAKASKIKDPFEQAFFVMVHIPYLQPFDDVNKRVSRLAANIPLIRRNLSPLAFTDVPQRAYTDAVLGVYELNDTALLRDVFLWAYERSAAQYAAVRQSLGEPDPFRLKYRTEIRDAVAQIIRSKLGRSEAARQIEKLSAGGIAAEDREIFTTVVEDELLGLHEGNFARFQVRPSEFREWQRVWMK; translated from the coding sequence ATGCGCGCAAGAAAGACGACGATGGCCAACAAAGTCCCGGACGATGCCCTCAATGAACTGCTCGACGTCGTCGCCGGTCATCCGGATGGCATCGCTGCACCTGGCATTGCTGAGAGACTGACGGAGGACATCCCACGCCGAACCCTGCAATACCGGTTGAAGCAGCTTGTCGCCAAGGGACAGCTACATATGGAGGGCAGCGGTAGGTGGGCGCGATATCGTCTGGCAACTAAGGATAGTCTGGCAAGGACCGAACTAGATGACGAAGGCCTCGACTATAGAGATCTCATTCCCCTGTCGGATGAGGGAAAGCGCATTCGGGACTACGTCCAACAGCCTGTCGCGGCACGCAAGCCAGTCGGTTACAATCAAGAATTCCTGAACCAATATCAGCCAAACACATCCTTCTATCTTGGAGACGAGGATCGCGAACGGTTGGAACGGATCGGCAAGCCACAAACGTCCACGCAGCCCGCCGGTACCTACGCAAAACTCATTCTCAATCGTCTACTGATTGATCTTGCCTGGAACTCCAGCCGCTTGGAAGGCAACACCTACTCGCTCCTCGACACGAAGCGATTGATCGAATTTGGCGAGGAGGCCACTGGACGAGCGCGCGTTGAGGCTCAGATGATCCTTAACCACAAAGACGCCATCGAGTTTCTGGTGGGCTCAGTCGAGGAAATCGACTTCAACACTTACACGCTTCTCAACTTGCATGCGCTACTCTCAAACAACCTCTTGGCCGATCCAGTCGCTTCGGGGCGCCTGCGCTATATCGCAGTTGGCATAGAAAGGTCCGCGTTTCATCCGCTTGAACTACCCCAAAGGATTGAAGAGTGTTTCAACCAGCTCCTTGCCAAGGCCTCGAAGATCAAAGACCCGTTTGAGCAAGCCTTCTTTGTTATGGTGCACATTCCCTATCTTCAACCGTTTGATGACGTGAACAAACGCGTCTCGCGTCTCGCCGCCAATATCCCCCTCATTCGACGCAATCTCTCTCCACTCGCATTCACTGACGTGCCACAACGCGCCTACACGGACGCTGTTCTAGGGGTCTACGAACTCAACGACACGGCTCTTCTCAGGGACGTCTTTCTTTGGGCCTATGAACGCTCTGCAGCCCAATACGCTGCCGTCAGGCAGTCTCTGGGAGAACCAGATCCGTTTCGATTGAAGTATCGCACGGAAATCCGCGACGCTGTGGCTCAAATTATTCGCTCGAAGCTTGGGCGCAGTGAAGCTGCACGCCAGATCGAAAAGTTGTCTGCAGGGGGTATCGCCGCAGAGGATCGAGAAATCTTCACGACTGTGGTTGAAGATGAGCTTCTCGGTCTTCACGAGGGGAACTTCGCGCGGTTCCAGGTGCGACCATCCGAGTTTCGCGAATGGCAGAGAGTATGGATGAAGTAG